The Phycisphaerae bacterium region GGTGATCTGAGGCCGATACTTGATGGACGGCTCACGGCTTCCCTCGTCATCGAAGCTCAACTCCGCTTGGCATCTGCGTTCGAAAAGGCACCAAAGCGACCCCGGTCAGTTGGCGCATTCCTGATCCGCCCTCTGGCCGGCGCCGGAATAGCACCTCTGGAAGAGCCCCAAATCGGACTGGTCGACGTTGCCGTCGCGGTCGAAGTCGGCCTTGGCGCAGTCGCCGGTCAGCGGGATCATCGGACCCGACCTGCACGACACGAATGTCGCAAGGTCTTCCCCGTCCACGTCGCCGTCACCGTCGAAGTCGGCGGCCGGGCCGGAGGGTAACGGTGCTCCGAATGCCAGGCCTGCGGGTAAGGCCAGGTCCTGGCAGGTCAGGGCGGCCGCTTCCAGGTTCGACGGGGCGGAGTCGAACCACTCCGGCTTCACGATCGCTACCGTCGGCGTGGTGAACAGATCCCCGCCCGGCGGGGTCTGGCTTTCCGTAAAGGTCGGTGAGACTACGCCCGCCACGTACAGGTTCCCGTCCTGGTTCTTGGCCAGGGCGGTCACGAAGCCGATCATCGGGTTCGTGTTGTAGCTGTTCTGCACCGTTGGATTGCGGATGTCCACCCGGCCGGATGGGCAGAGACCCGTGGTGCAATCGGTGCCAGCTCTGAAGCGGTAGATTCGGGTGTGTGTCTGGGCCAGCGGGTTCACGGCCGCCGCCAAGTACAGATCGTTGCCGGACAAGAGCATGGCGGTTGCGCCACGCGGGACGTCTGATTCCTGACCGAACAGGCCGTATAGCGAGATGACTCGTTGAGGGGCTGGGTTCGTATCGTTGGCGTTGTACACCAGGACGTAGTCGTTCCCGTTGAATGCCTGGGCACTGACTACATAGAGCGTCGTGCCGGTGTCGTCCAGTTCGATTTCTCGCGGGCGACCGTGGTCCACCGGCGACCAGGTTGAGGTCGGCGGGCCGGGGTCCTCGCCGTACAGGTTGGCCACGCTGAAGCTCGCGTCCGCGTTCAAGATCAGCTTGGCGGCCGCACGGTAACGGTAGGTGATGCCGTTCGAGGTCGTCTGGACCACGGCCGGGACCACGTAGACGCAGGTATCCGTTCCTTCCTGGCGGACCACTGCATCAGCGATGGGCAGACCGACCGCGGTGTTATTGATGTCGTTCGTGCCGATGTAGACGAGCTGGTTGTTCATGGGGCCGGGGGCAGCGCCGGGTTGCAGAACTCGCTGATGGCTGCCGTCTTGCCGGATTCGGTATAGCCCGTCCACCCCGTTGATCTGGTAGATCTCGCCATCCGAGCCGGTGATCAATCGGCCGTTGGCCCGGGTGTTCATTCCGCCGGCCGGCGATACTGGCTCTACCGGGCAGATGCCTGAGGCAACGGCGGTTCTGCCGTCCGGGTTTACCGTGACCGCATCGCCGGACAGGCGGTACAGATAGTCGTTCTGGGAGCTCGCTTTCTGCTTACCGGCCATCAGGATCGAGTTGGCGGACGAGCCTGCCTCGGCCCGTAGGGGTGACTTCATCCGGGCCGCGGCCGCCATCAACGTCCCGCACAGGTTCAGCCTTGTCCGCCAGGCCGTCTCCCAGGCCATCAGGTCGTTGCCGTCCACGTACTTGTCGCCGTTGATGTCCAGGCACCAGAATCGGTACGTCGGCTGGGCGACGGTCGGGTCGTCCGCTCGGACCACGCTGCCGTAGCTGGCCAAGAGGAGCAGATAGTCTTCCGCGTTGACAATGCCCCAGTTGTTATTGAGATCTCCGCACTTGCCGGCCGTATTGCACTCGATCCGGGGATCGAAGTTGTCGATCAGCACGCAGGTATCCTTGCCACGAAGTTCCAGCTCGATGAACGTGCCTCGCAGGAAGTTCAGTTCGCCACGTGGGACGCTCTGCTGGAAAACCGCGAAGGCGTTGCCCATGGAACCGGCCGTTCCGGCAATTGGCTGGATCCGGGCCACTTCCACGTTGCCCTGGTCCGCTTCCCGGTTCCCGCTGATCTTGACGATGAGTTCGCCGTCCGGTGAGCAGAACCGGTACTGGAAGACGATGTCGATCTGGTCTTCCGCCGCTCGTGCGAAGTGGCCCTTGGCGGCCACGCTACTGGCCGATTTGGCTTCGTTTGGTTTATGGGTCTGCATCCGCATCACGCCCTCGCTGGGCGGATTGTCGTCCGGGGCGAGGGTGATGCGTTCGATGATGCCTTCCGGTAGGGGATCGTTCGGATTCAGCGGGTCTCGATCCGCTTCGTCGGTCAGTCGTTTCCGCAGTCGGACGTCGAACTCGGTATCGTCGTTCATTCCGATGATGCCCAGCGAGAAGCCCAGAAGCGGCTCATCCACGATCTGGCTCGGATCGCCGATCAGCTCCTGGTAATACAGTCTCTGGCCGGCCACGTTCAGGACGGAACCGGCGTTCAGGATCAGTTGCTTGACGTAAACCGTGTCCGGGGTGGAGGAGGGGTTGAAGTCAAAACCCTGGCGGTTGGTCAGGTTGAGTTTCGCGTTGGGTTCGAGTTCGAGCTTCTGGAGGACCCACTTGTCGTTGTAGCCGTTGCCGCCGGAGAAAACCCCCGAGGCGCAGTGGTCCGGGTCGGCGCAGTCTTCGTCCGGGGAACGGAGCTCTAGTAATGTGCCCTGCTCGACGGGGGTACCCGGCTTGATGATCACTTCGATGAGGTTGTCCCGGATGTCCGGGTGGGCCGCGTTCGGGTCCGGGTTGGGGTCGAGGTCGAGGTACCGGTCCCCTTCCGAGACGATGTGGTTGCCCACGATACTCGCCGTGTCCTCGACGTAAAACTGGCCGCCGAACCCGGTCGTCGTCTCGAGCAGCCGGATGTTGTTGTTCTGGATCTTGCTTGTCCCCTGGACGTCTGCCTGGTTCACGCAGATGTTCGTGTTCTCGATCGTCGCCTGGTCTCTGGCAATGAGTGTCCCGTCCACGATGATCCGGCCGCCGCCCGTGCCGATCGGGTCCGAGCACTGGTCGCCGGCTTGACGCTCGAGGTTCACCCGGGCGCTGCCTTCCAGGTTCAACTGCTGGCCCGCGGCAATGTGGATCACACCGGCGCCCGTGACGTCCGTCCGAAGAATCGTCGGGTCGTAGAACGGGGAGTTGGTGACCTGAAGCTCCGCGTACCGGCTCAGTTCCAGGCGACCGGGACCTTCAAAGTGGGTGGCCTGCAGGTTCAGGAGCGATGGGTTCTGGAGCGAGCCGCCGCCGACTGACAGCAGTTCCTGCAGCCAGACCTGGTTGCGGGACAGGATGCCGGCATTGGTGCCGGTACTTGTTCCTGTGTCGATGGTCAGAGTCCCCAACTGCGGCTGGCCGAAGTCGCTGTAGACCGCCCCGCCAGCTTGGTTGCTGGAGACCCGAATCCGGTTCAGCGTCGGCTTGCCGGCCGACATGTAGACTCCTGCTCCCAGGGCGTCGGATCCCGTCCCGTCCGCGTTGCCTCCGCTGATCGTGAAGCCGTCGAGTATGGCCGTCGCGTTGGTGTGGCTGGCTGTCACGACGTGGTAGACGTTGTCGGTGTACGTCGAAGGATTCGCCGCGTCGTCGTTGCCGTTCAGGTCACCGCTGAGGATCGTCACGTTGACATCCGGATCACGCTCCGACAAGTCCGTCTCTGTGCCCGCGAAGCCACCGAAGACGGCCACACCGTCGAACAGATGAAACGTACTCCCGCGATCCCCGCCGTGAAGATCGGGGCGATAGCCGCCCGCAGCCACCCAGATCTGCTCAACATGGTCCCCAGCCGCCCGTGCGGTCGCCAGGGCAACCTGCAAATCCGTCATCGCGTTGGGCCAATCCGACCCCCATCCGGCGCCGGCTGCCTCGGTACTGACTCGAATGACCGAAGGCATCGCGGGGCTGCCATACTCGAGAGCCCCCATGTCAATCACCGGGGCGCGTTCACCGGCTTGCCCGGTATCACTGGTCAGCGGATCATCGAATCGGCGCAGATTCATCTCTAGGTCGATCTCGCAGAGGGCACCTGCTCCAGCCTGTCCATCCCGAGAGAGCACGGTATTCGTTCCGGCATCGATGCAGGGAGAGCCGGCCGAGAGATGGCCATCTTGCGTGAGAAGCGGGTCGGACCAGATCATCCCGCTGCCCCACTCGACCACATCGCCGGGATCCACGACAACGCCGGACTGCCCACCCTCGATATCCGAATATGAAGTCGAGAGGGAGGATGTGTTCTCAAGCAGGATCTGTGCCCCGCTCGTGTTATGCCAGACGATTGAGTTGATGAGCATGACCGAAGAGCCGTATCCGTAGACGGCGCTACCTCCAAGGGTAGCGGCATTGTGACTCAATGTGCAATTGATGAGCATCAACCGGCCATTGAACACCGCCACTCCTGCGCCCAGTCCCGGGCATGCGTTTCCATTGAAGAGACAGTTGCTGAAAGTGGAACTGCTGTCGGCAAGCCCTACCGCCCCTGCATTGCCGTAAAACGTCTCTTCGACGACATTGTCTTCGAACAGACAATTGACATAAGTGCTGTTGGCTCCATCGAGGTCTCTGACCGCGCCGCTGTCCCAATGACCCATATTGCGACTGAAGGTGCAACCGATGAACTCGGCACGGCTATCGCTACTGTTGGCTACCGCCCCCCCTGACGAATCTGCCCGATTCTCCTCGAACCAGGACTCGCTGAGCACCGGGTTCCCGGTCCCAGTAGTGTACACAGCCCCGGCGTATGTCTTCGAACGATTGCCCGTAAACCTGCAGTGGCTGATCGCCGGGCTCCCCACGTTGCAGAACACGGCTCCCCCGCTATCGTAAGGGGGCGGTCCATCCGCATTTCCACCGCTGATCGTAAAACCATCGAGCTTGGTTCTAGGGCCGGTGGATTCTGTCACGACGACATGGTAGCTGTTCTCAAGCAGGGACACAG contains the following coding sequences:
- a CDS encoding right-handed parallel beta-helix repeat-containing protein — translated: MNDQLLRFIKLTIHGLVLCGLGLADVRAQILGAGSLEPEVADALHLPLSSGDSIRLSEGPARLLLADLLPLFADDFEGTFPGTAWACSGAPTWGSTTYNRVSGSHSVWCAGSSMNPKSGYPNSQSAAMVCGPFSLTDASDAYLDFWLKNDSEAGYDFVYWMIAANGSPFHGYRFSGTTKGWTPVRLDLKDVPELGNLCGQAEVYVAFVFISDEIVGGPTYKGAFLDDVAVSIDTSPRQDRVWYVHSGANGANNRTSWADAFCDLQDGLRAADAGDQVWVGRGHYRPAATGGDRSATFRLKRGISLYGGFEGTEANLASRQGGPEDCVLSGDLNADDDAGGASTAENSYHVVMARSTDEATVFDGFTVIGGNSLDLANEKGGAGLQLQNGSLRVSNCVFRDNRAEYGAAITSYYGIGLAIEDCVFEANVGGAVAAMWTDNSVIRRCTFTRNSGTYGSAIETMLSSLQLHSCSVFENTSWQNGALYLIGDCDIAESRFEANRGEMGPAAVYCDGLPDTMVSFSNCSFIANEGNSVGGAAYIDSPTRFVNCRFAGNAAVTGGVAAVGNAGTDLQLIQCSATGNRASHGGILSIVLGASAQLQNCTMSGNESAAGGAVVVGDNASLTMANSVLWGNAPCNLEQQYATAVLRVDASDVPGEWPGDGSIDANPRFVDLDGMDNVIGTEDDDIRVLPGSPCLDSGANSLLPADVADLDGDGDRAEPLPRDLLGEARLRDEPMSPDTGTGTPPLVDMGAVEGPGPACSLLVSPQRVVVPEGGTASIWVSLGVEPATSIEATIVRVSGDSDVTLRSSSTLVFDRTGGVHAWNVPQEVILSASSDPDGLVGLARFKVTLGDCASSEFTAVGKDDGPFSQILYVDQSAPEGGNGTSWSSAFTSLQSALQTAALGGYPLEIRVAAGVYVPDPSGRDRSVSFVLPDNVALLGGYAGAGRPEPDGRDPDLYATVLSGDLLANDDGTAVSLLENSYHVVVTESTGPRTKLDGFTISGGNADGPPPYDSGGAVFCNVGSPAISHCRFTGNRSKTYAGAVYTTGTGNPVLSESWFEENRADSSGGAVANSSDSRAEFIGCTFSRNMGHWDSGAVRDLDGANSTYVNCLFEDNVVEETFYGNAGAVGLADSSSTFSNCLFNGNACPGLGAGVAVFNGRLMLINCTLSHNAATLGGSAVYGYGSSVMLINSIVWHNTSGAQILLENTSSLSTSYSDIEGGQSGVVVDPGDVVEWGSGMIWSDPLLTQDGHLSAGSPCIDAGTNTVLSRDGQAGAGALCEIDLEMNLRRFDDPLTSDTGQAGERAPVIDMGALEYGSPAMPSVIRVSTEAAGAGWGSDWPNAMTDLQVALATARAAGDHVEQIWVAAGGYRPDLHGGDRGSTFHLFDGVAVFGGFAGTETDLSERDPDVNVTILSGDLNGNDDAANPSTYTDNVYHVVTASHTNATAILDGFTISGGNADGTGSDALGAGVYMSAGKPTLNRIRVSSNQAGGAVYSDFGQPQLGTLTIDTGTSTGTNAGILSRNQVWLQELLSVGGGSLQNPSLLNLQATHFEGPGRLELSRYAELQVTNSPFYDPTILRTDVTGAGVIHIAAGQQLNLEGSARVNLERQAGDQCSDPIGTGGGRIIVDGTLIARDQATIENTNICVNQADVQGTSKIQNNNIRLLETTTGFGGQFYVEDTASIVGNHIVSEGDRYLDLDPNPDPNAAHPDIRDNLIEVIIKPGTPVEQGTLLELRSPDEDCADPDHCASGVFSGGNGYNDKWVLQKLELEPNAKLNLTNRQGFDFNPSSTPDTVYVKQLILNAGSVLNVAGQRLYYQELIGDPSQIVDEPLLGFSLGIIGMNDDTEFDVRLRKRLTDEADRDPLNPNDPLPEGIIERITLAPDDNPPSEGVMRMQTHKPNEAKSASSVAAKGHFARAAEDQIDIVFQYRFCSPDGELIVKISGNREADQGNVEVARIQPIAGTAGSMGNAFAVFQQSVPRGELNFLRGTFIELELRGKDTCVLIDNFDPRIECNTAGKCGDLNNNWGIVNAEDYLLLLASYGSVVRADDPTVAQPTYRFWCLDINGDKYVDGNDLMAWETAWRTRLNLCGTLMAAAARMKSPLRAEAGSSANSILMAGKQKASSQNDYLYRLSGDAVTVNPDGRTAVASGICPVEPVSPAGGMNTRANGRLITGSDGEIYQINGVDGLYRIRQDGSHQRVLQPGAAPGPMNNQLVYIGTNDINNTAVGLPIADAVVRQEGTDTCVYVVPAVVQTTSNGITYRYRAAAKLILNADASFSVANLYGEDPGPPTSTWSPVDHGRPREIELDDTGTTLYVVSAQAFNGNDYVLVYNANDTNPAPQRVISLYGLFGQESDVPRGATAMLLSGNDLYLAAAVNPLAQTHTRIYRFRAGTDCTTGLCPSGRVDIRNPTVQNSYNTNPMIGFVTALAKNQDGNLYVAGVVSPTFTESQTPPGGDLFTTPTVAIVKPEWFDSAPSNLEAAALTCQDLALPAGLAFGAPLPSGPAADFDGDGDVDGEDLATFVSCRSGPMIPLTGDCAKADFDRDGNVDQSDLGLFQRCYSGAGQRADQECAN